The Juglans microcarpa x Juglans regia isolate MS1-56 chromosome 8S, Jm3101_v1.0, whole genome shotgun sequence genome has a window encoding:
- the LOC121244714 gene encoding cellulose synthase A catalytic subunit 2 [UDP-forming]-like, translated as MDTKRRLIAGSHNRNEFILINADEVARVTSVQELSGQICQICGDEIEITVDGEPLVACNECAFPVCRPCYEYERREGNQACPQCRTRYKRIKGSARVEGDEEEDDTDDLENEFDIGGNPHHIAEAMFSARFNVGRGSQANASATATPSELDSASVSPDIPLLTYGEEDVGISPDKHALIVPPFMSCGKRVLPMPISDSPMSFQPRPMDPKKDLSLYGYGTVAWKERMEEWKKKQNEKFQVVKHQGGDSGGKNDRDELNDPDLPMMDEGRQPLSRKLSIPSSKINPYRMIILLRIVILGLFFQYRITHPVNDAYGLWLTSVICEIWFAVSWILDQFPKWCPIVRETYLDRLSLRYEKEGKPSELADIDIFVSTVDPLKEPPLITANTVLSILAVDYPVDKVSCYVSDDGAAMLTFEALSETSEFARKWVPFCKRFNIEPRAPEWYFSQKVDYLKDKVHPAFIRERRAMKREYEEFKVRINGLVAMAQKVPEDGWTMQDGTPWPGNNVRDHPGMIQVFLGQNGVCDVEGNELPRLIYVSREKRPGFDHHKKAGAMNALVRVSAVISNAPYLLNVDCDHYINNSKALREAMCFMMDPTSGKKICYVQFPQRFDGIDRHDRYSNRNVVFFDINMKGLDGIQGPIYVGTGCVFRRQALYGYDAPIKKKPPGKTCNCWPKWCCFCCGSRKNKKKKLNDKKKLKNREASRQIHALENIEEGIEGIDNEKSYLMPQVKFEKKFGQSSVFIASTLMEDGGVPKGASPASLLKEAIHVISCGYEDKTEWGKEVGWIYGSVTEDILTGFKMHCHGWRSVYCMPKRPAFKGSAPINLSDRLHQVLRWALGSVEIFFSRHCPIWYGYGCGLKGLERFSYINSVVYPLTSIPLLAYCTLPAVCLLTGNFIVPEISNYASLIFMALFVSIAATGILEMQWGGVGIHDWWRNEQFWVIGGASSHLFALFQGLLKVLAGVNTNFTVTSKAADDGEFSELYLFKWTSLLIPPMSLLIINIIGVVVGVSDAINNGYDSWGPLFGKLFFALWVIVHLYPFLKGLMGKQDRIPTIVVVWAILLSSIFSLLWVRINPFLSKGGLVLEVCGLDCD; from the exons GTTGCCCGA GTGACATCCGTTCAAGAATTGAGTGGGCAAATTTGCCAGATCTGTGGGGATGAGATAGAAATCACAGTCGATGGAGAGCCACTCGTTGCTTGCAACGAATGTGCCTTTCCTGTGTGCAGACCTTGCTATGAGTATGAAAGAAGAGAAGGCAATCAGGCCTGTCCTCAATGCAGAACAAGATACAAGCGCATCAAAG GGAGTGCTAGAGTTGAAGGTGATGAAGAGGAGGATGATACTGATGATTTGGAGAACGAGTTCGACATTGGAGGCAACCCTCACCACATTGCTGAGGCCATGTTCTCTGCCCGCTTTAATGTTGGCCGTGGTTCCCAAGCCAATGCTTCAGCGACTGCCACACCATCAGAGCTGGATTCTGCATCTGTTTCTCCAGATATCCCTCTCCTGACCTATGGTGAAGAG gaTGTGGGAATATCACCTGATAAGCATGCCCTTATTGTTCCCCCATTTATGAGTTGTGGGAAACGGGTCCTTCCAATGCCAATTTCCGATTCTCCCATGTCAT TTCAACCCAGACCCATGGATCCAAAAAAAGACTTGTCTCTCTATGGATATGGAACTGTTGCTTGGAAGGAGAGAATGGAGGAGTGGAAAAAGAAGCAGAATGAGAAATTTCAGGTGGTTAAGCACCAAGGAGGAGACAGTGGTGGAAAAAATGACAGAGATGAATTGAATGATCCGGATTTGCCCAT gATGGATGAAGGCAGGCAGCCGCTTTCGAGGAAGTTATCAATTCCTTCAAGCAAGATAAATCCATACAGAATGATAATTCTTCTCCGAATTGTCATTCTCGGGTTATTTTTTCAGTATAGGATCACCCATCCAGTCAATGATGCATATGGATTGTGGTTAACATCAGTCATTTGTGAAATATGGTTTGCTGTGTCTTGGATATTGGATCAGTTCCCAAAATGGTGTCCGATTGTGCGAGAGACATACCTTGATCGTCTGTCCCTGAG GTATGAGAAAGAAGGGAAGCCATCTGAACTGGCTGATATAGACATATTTGTAAGTACGGTAGATCCATTAAAAGAACCTCCACTTATCACTGCAAATACAGTTTTGTCCATCCTTGCTGTAGATTATCCGGTTGACAAAGTTTCATGCTATGTCTCGGATGATGGAGCTGCCATGCTTACTTTTGAAGCCCTCTCTGAGACATCGGAGTTTGCACGTAAGTGGGTCCCATTCTGCAAGAGGTTCAACATTGAGCCAAGAGCCCCCGAATGGTATTTTTCTCAGAAGGTTGACTATTTGAAAGACAAAGTGCATCCGGCATTTATAAGAGAACGGCGTGCAATGAAG AGGGAATATGAAGAGTTTAAAGTTCGGATTAACGGATTGGTAGCCATGGCACAAAAGGTTCCGGAAGATGGTTGGACAATGCAGGATGGGACTCCATGGCCTGGGAACAATGTCAGGGATCATCCTGGAATGATCCAG GTTTTCCTTGGTCAAAATGGTGTTTGTGATGTCGAAGGAAATGAACTACCTCGCTTGATTTATGTGTCTCGTGAGAAGAGACCAGGATTTGATCACCACAAAAAGGCTGGGGCCATGAATGCCCTG GTGCGGGTCTCAGCAGTCATCTCAAATGCTCCTTATCTCCTGAATGTTGATTGTGATCACTACATAAACAACAGTAAGGCACTTCGTGAAGCTATGTGCTTCATGATGGACCCCACTTCTGGAAAGAAAATCTGTTATGTACAATTTCCCCAAAGATTTGACGGGATTGATCGTCATGATAGATACTCCAATCGCAATGTCGTATTCTTTGAT ATCAATATGAAAGGATTGGATGGGATCCAAGGACCAATATATGTCGGAACTGGGTGTGTCTTCAGGAGGCAAGCACTCTATGGATATGATGCCCCCATCAAGAAGAAACCTCCTGGGAAAACATGTAATTGTTGGCCAAAATGGTGCTGCTTCTGCTGTGGATCtagaaagaacaagaaaaaaaagttgaatgacaaaaagaagttgaaaaacaGGGAGGCTTCACGTCAGATACATGCACTAGAAAATATTGAAGAGGGAATCGAAG GAATAGATAATGAAAAATCTTACCTAATGCCTCAagtaaaatttgagaaaaaatttggACAGTCATCTGTTTTCATAGCTTCTACACTGATGGAAGATGGGGGAGTTCCAAAAGGAGCAAGTCCTGCATCTCTCTTGAAAGAAGCAATCCATGTTATTAGCTGTGGTTATGAAGATAAAACAGAATGGGGAAAAGAG GTTGGGTGGATATATGGCTCAGTTACAGAGGATATACTTACCGGCTTCAAGATGCACTGCCATGGCTGGCGATCAGTGTATTGCATGCCAAAAAGGCCTGCATTTAAGGGTTCTGCTCCTATAAACCTTTCAGATCGTTTACACCAGGTTCTGCGGTGGGCCCTGGGATCTGTTGAGATTTTCTTCAGCAGGCATTGTCCCATATGGTATGGATATGGGTGCGGCTTGAAAGGGTTGGAGcgtttttcttatataaattcAGTCGTTTATCCGCTGACATCGATTCCTTTGCTTGCTTACTGCACCTTGCCAGCTGTCTGCCTCCTTACTGGGAACTTCATAGTTCCGGAG ATAAGCAACTATGCTAGTCTTATATTCATGGCCCTCTTCGTATCCATAGCTGCTACTGGCATCCTTGAGATGCAATGGGGAGGTGTTGGCATACACGACTGGTGGAGGAATGAACAATTCTGGGTTATCGGTGGTGCCTCATCACATCTGTTTGCTCTCTTCCAGGGCCTGCTTAAGGTTTTGGCAGGGGTTAACACAAACTTTACAGTTACATCCAAAGCTGCGGATGATGGAGAGTTTTCTGAGCTTTACCTCTTCAAGTGGACATCATTGTTAATCCCTCCCATGTCCTTGCTAATCATAAACATAATCGGAGTTGTAGTTGGCGTCTCAGATGCTATCAATAATGGCTACGATTCATGGGGTCCACTCTTTGGTAAACTGTTTTTCGCCTTATGGGTCATTGTCCATCTTTACCCATTCCTTAAGGGGCTGATGGGGAAACAGGACAGGATTCCCACCATTGTTGTGGTCTGGGCAATCCTTCTATCATCAATCTTCTCCCTTTTATGGGTCAGAATAAACCCATTTCTTTCAAAGGGCGGTCTTGTACTAGAAGTATGTGGTTTGGATTGTGACTAA